A genomic region of Nitrospirota bacterium contains the following coding sequences:
- a CDS encoding amidohydrolase family protein yields MREEHIHRPSERYPGDLRRGARFVDAHVHLKDTCCLDTIVDAGVGAVRDAGRRGNITDGINSIARDNSLPRIISARWALYKKGGYGSLFGIPVTTREEIKSAIHTLKDAGAGIIKIMASGMVSLKEPGRVTAGGFDKDELRFIVQSAATCGMGVMAHANGEHAIIDAAEAGVRSIEHGFFMSRRALDSMAKKSTFWVPTVGALKRAAESAQVSKETEDFVAGLIGSHLEMMRYAQGIGVPLAVGTDCVLPDPRYAEVYEAELLYFQQAGIPYGEVMKIACERGASLLGL; encoded by the coding sequence ATGCGGGAAGAGCATATTCATCGACCATCAGAAAGATATCCGGGGGATTTACGACGCGGCGCTCGATTTGTCGATGCCCATGTGCATCTCAAGGATACCTGCTGTCTGGACACTATCGTCGATGCCGGTGTTGGTGCGGTCCGCGATGCCGGCAGGAGAGGCAATATCACGGACGGGATCAATTCGATTGCCCGGGACAACAGTCTTCCGCGCATTATCTCCGCCCGCTGGGCGCTCTATAAAAAAGGCGGCTACGGCTCGTTGTTCGGCATCCCCGTTACAACCCGGGAAGAAATAAAATCAGCAATTCACACGCTTAAGGACGCCGGGGCTGGTATAATTAAAATAATGGCTTCCGGTATGGTGAGCCTCAAAGAGCCCGGCAGGGTGACTGCGGGAGGTTTCGATAAAGACGAGCTCAGATTCATCGTGCAGTCTGCCGCGACCTGCGGCATGGGTGTCATGGCGCATGCGAACGGGGAACACGCCATCATTGACGCTGCTGAAGCGGGAGTGCGGTCCATCGAGCATGGATTCTTCATGTCCAGGCGAGCGCTCGACAGCATGGCAAAGAAATCCACATTCTGGGTGCCAACGGTCGGGGCGCTCAAACGCGCTGCTGAGTCAGCTCAGGTATCAAAAGAAACAGAGGACTTTGTTGCCGGCCTGATCGGTTCTCATCTCGAGATGATGCGGTATGCTCAGGGTATCGGTGTTCCCCTTGCCGTTGGCACGGACTGCGTGCTTCCTGATCCACGATACGCGGAAGTTTATGAAGCGGAGCTTTTGTATTTTCAGCAGGCGGGGATTCCTTATGGTGAGGTGATGAAGATCGCCTGTGAACGCGGGGCAAGTCTGCTGGGGCTATAA
- a CDS encoding ATP-dependent 6-phosphofructokinase, with product MRIGILSGGGDAPGLNAVIRAVTKTAIFKYGWQVTGIIDGFEGLLTPTKTRQLTSWNTRGILSVGGTILGTTNRGNPFAHKTVVGGREIVEDMSAEVLENITELGLDVLVVIGGDGSLKIGEGIHKLGVPVIGVPKTIDNDLMATYVTFGFQTAVDTATEALDKLHTTAESHQRVIVLEVMGRYAGWIALEAGMSGSADVILIPEIPFSMEKVTEKLLERKKAGSKSSIVVVAEGAKPAGGEMSVREKAADGYVLRLGGMGEIVANEISKRTSFETRVTVLGHLQRGGSPCPFDRLLATRYGAHAVELIALKKFGEMVSYQPPIITSVPLESAISNLKLVDPDGELVHIAEGMGVNFGR from the coding sequence GTGCGAATCGGCATTCTGTCAGGAGGGGGCGATGCCCCCGGTCTCAATGCGGTCATCCGCGCGGTCACGAAGACCGCCATCTTCAAGTACGGTTGGCAGGTTACCGGCATCATTGACGGGTTCGAAGGGCTGCTGACGCCGACAAAAACACGCCAGCTCACCTCATGGAACACGCGGGGGATCCTATCTGTCGGCGGCACCATTCTCGGCACCACGAATCGAGGCAACCCCTTTGCCCATAAGACGGTCGTCGGCGGCAGGGAGATCGTGGAGGACATGTCGGCGGAGGTGCTGGAAAACATCACGGAGTTGGGGCTTGATGTGCTCGTTGTCATCGGCGGCGACGGATCGCTCAAGATCGGCGAGGGGATACACAAGCTCGGCGTTCCCGTGATCGGCGTTCCCAAGACCATTGACAATGATCTTATGGCCACCTACGTGACCTTCGGCTTCCAGACCGCGGTGGATACCGCGACCGAAGCGCTGGACAAGCTGCATACCACGGCGGAAAGCCACCAGCGGGTGATCGTGCTGGAGGTGATGGGACGTTATGCAGGATGGATCGCTCTCGAAGCCGGTATGTCCGGCAGCGCCGATGTTATCCTGATCCCCGAGATACCGTTCAGCATGGAAAAGGTGACGGAGAAGCTTCTTGAACGGAAAAAGGCGGGGAGCAAGTCAAGCATTGTGGTTGTGGCCGAGGGAGCGAAGCCGGCCGGCGGCGAGATGTCGGTGCGCGAGAAGGCCGCCGATGGCTACGTGCTGAGGCTCGGCGGCATGGGTGAGATCGTGGCGAATGAGATCAGCAAGCGCACCAGCTTCGAGACGCGGGTGACCGTGCTCGGCCATTTGCAGCGGGGCGGAAGTCCCTGTCCCTTCGACCGGCTGCTGGCCACGCGTTACGGCGCACACGCCGTGGAGCTCATTGCCCTGAAAAAGTTCGGGGAGATGGTTTCGTATCAACCCCCGATCATAACCTCGGTGCCGCTGGAGAGCGCGATCAGCAACCTCAAGCTCGTTGATCCCGACGGCGAGCTCGTTCATATCGCCGAGGGCATGGGAGTGAACTTCGGCAGATGA
- a CDS encoding metallophosphoesterase: protein MILFVLMIFTIYGGVHAYAFVKARSVFAFGPLVGAALGSFMLLMVFAIFLVRTLETHEYELSAQALSYVAYFWMAVLFLFFCGSLLFDGLTLVTRAIGWITRNDISAYLVPVKTSFYISLGLACAICAYGYFEAKDIRTERLVIETTKLPAGIDRLTIVQMSDVHLGLINRCERFSPMIKAVKDANPDIFVVTGDLVDAQINHLPGLADMLREVTAKFGKYAIMGNHEYYAGPEKSLAFIREAGLTLLRDEVAAGGPVTIVGVDDRTAIQLNLGHPSSEKKLLSGLPRDRFILFLKHQPRIDPNTIGLFDLQLSGHTHKGQIFPFTLLTHLSFPLIAGNYELGKGSLLHISRGTGTWGPPVRFLAPPEVTIIELVRKTSS, encoded by the coding sequence ATGATCCTCTTCGTCCTGATGATCTTTACGATCTACGGCGGGGTGCACGCCTATGCGTTCGTCAAAGCGAGGAGCGTCTTCGCGTTCGGTCCGCTGGTAGGGGCCGCGCTCGGCTCGTTCATGCTGCTCATGGTCTTCGCGATTTTTCTGGTCCGGACGCTTGAAACCCATGAGTATGAATTGTCGGCGCAGGCGCTGTCGTATGTCGCGTACTTCTGGATGGCGGTGTTGTTCCTCTTTTTTTGCGGTTCCCTCCTTTTCGACGGCCTCACGCTCGTCACCCGCGCCATCGGCTGGATAACGCGAAACGATATTTCCGCATATCTCGTCCCGGTGAAAACCTCATTTTACATCAGCCTTGGCCTGGCATGTGCGATCTGTGCCTACGGTTATTTTGAGGCGAAGGACATCCGTACAGAACGGCTTGTCATCGAGACCACGAAACTCCCCGCGGGAATCGACAGGCTCACGATCGTGCAGATGTCGGATGTGCACCTCGGTCTTATCAACCGGTGTGAGCGGTTCAGCCCGATGATTAAAGCGGTCAAGGACGCGAACCCTGATATTTTCGTAGTGACCGGCGACCTGGTGGATGCCCAGATCAACCATTTGCCCGGTCTCGCCGATATGCTTCGTGAAGTAACGGCGAAATTCGGAAAGTACGCCATCATGGGAAACCATGAGTATTATGCAGGACCGGAAAAGTCGCTCGCGTTCATTCGTGAGGCGGGACTCACCCTGCTGCGCGATGAAGTGGCCGCGGGCGGGCCCGTCACGATCGTCGGGGTTGATGACCGTACCGCGATACAGCTGAACCTGGGACATCCCTCATCAGAGAAAAAACTGCTGAGCGGGCTACCGAGGGACCGGTTCATCCTTTTTCTCAAACACCAGCCGCGCATCGATCCGAATACCATCGGCCTCTTTGACCTCCAGCTCTCCGGACACACGCACAAGGGGCAGATATTTCCCTTCACCTTGCTGACGCACCTGTCCTTTCCGCTGATTGCGGGTAACTACGAACTGGGGAAAGGATCGCTTCTGCATATAAGCCGCGGGACCGGAACCTGGGGGCCGCCCGTCCGGTTCCTCGCGCCGCCCGAAGTGACCATCATCGAGCTGGTCAGGAAGACATCGTCATGA
- a CDS encoding rhodanese-like domain-containing protein, whose amino-acid sequence MSPNSAGRAEKLGYTNVKVYHDGLPEWTKRNYLVLSPQFLKEAYIDKEISNVLLDVRPAAAAKNGFIKGAVTMPAADVAANIAKFPPKDKKPPIIIVDDKGGGDAVNSAKALIAAGYTSVAVLTGGMDAWQAAKFPVETGNLATTITYVPKPRPGEIAIDDFKKIAASTSADTLIIDARSREEANFGMIKGAKVIPDTEILDRLAEIPKDKQIVTYCNTGVLAEMAYHKLKEKGYNVKFLNANVNFDDKGNYTIAKP is encoded by the coding sequence ATGAGCCCTAATTCCGCCGGTCGGGCGGAGAAGCTCGGTTATACCAACGTAAAAGTGTATCACGACGGACTCCCGGAATGGACCAAGAGAAACTATCTCGTACTTTCCCCGCAATTTCTGAAAGAAGCCTATATAGATAAAGAGATCTCGAACGTACTCCTCGACGTCCGTCCCGCAGCCGCAGCCAAAAATGGCTTCATCAAGGGTGCAGTGACAATGCCCGCAGCCGATGTTGCAGCGAACATCGCAAAGTTCCCGCCCAAGGACAAAAAACCTCCGATCATTATTGTTGACGATAAGGGCGGGGGCGACGCAGTGAACTCGGCAAAGGCCCTCATCGCCGCGGGCTACACCAGCGTAGCGGTCCTGACCGGCGGTATGGACGCGTGGCAGGCGGCCAAATTTCCTGTTGAGACCGGCAACCTGGCCACAACGATCACGTACGTACCCAAGCCCAGACCCGGTGAGATAGCCATTGATGACTTTAAGAAGATTGCCGCAAGCACATCAGCAGACACGCTTATCATTGATGCACGCAGCCGGGAGGAGGCGAATTTTGGCATGATCAAGGGCGCCAAGGTCATCCCGGACACAGAAATACTTGACCGCCTGGCGGAAATCCCGAAGGACAAGCAGATCGTCACGTATTGCAACACCGGCGTACTGGCCGAGATGGCCTATCACAAGTTAAAGGAAAAGGGATACAACGTGAAGTTCCTGAACGCCAACGTCAACTTCGATGACAAAGGGAACTACACGATAGCAAAACCGTAA
- a CDS encoding rhodanese-like domain-containing protein, with the protein MHKRLMSIGFATAMVFGLAMIAGQAAAQEKAAAVAAPQAKPVIAKICMNCHQAEPGNLRGNFDLVAYQNESIQMKIDDTTEILRFNPKTLIVKNVKPDPDNPSEPLRVIKKGKEIRVEYTEKNGKKFATLVSAKPAIKVASEKLLNTASMEKLVDMGPAQGKYLLIDARPAPRFMEGAMPTAINIPFPAFEKNIDKLPKDKNALIIYYCQGVT; encoded by the coding sequence TTGCATAAACGACTTATGAGCATCGGCTTCGCAACAGCCATGGTTTTCGGTCTGGCCATGATCGCCGGCCAGGCTGCCGCGCAAGAAAAGGCTGCTGCAGTGGCAGCGCCGCAAGCAAAACCCGTCATTGCTAAGATCTGCATGAACTGTCATCAGGCAGAGCCCGGCAATCTTCGGGGGAACTTCGATCTGGTGGCATACCAGAATGAGTCCATACAGATGAAGATCGATGACACAACCGAAATACTGAGGTTCAACCCAAAAACCCTGATCGTTAAAAATGTCAAACCGGATCCGGATAACCCGTCCGAGCCCTTACGCGTGATCAAAAAAGGCAAAGAGATCCGCGTAGAATATACTGAGAAAAACGGAAAAAAATTCGCCACACTGGTCTCTGCCAAGCCTGCAATCAAGGTGGCATCTGAAAAGTTACTGAACACTGCCTCCATGGAAAAACTCGTGGACATGGGACCGGCGCAGGGTAAGTATCTGCTGATCGACGCGCGACCGGCCCCCCGGTTCATGGAGGGCGCCATGCCCACGGCAATCAACATCCCCTTTCCGGCTTTTGAAAAAAACATCGACAAGCTCCCCAAGGACAAGAACGCGCTGATCATTTACTACTGCCAGGGTGTAACCTGA
- the ffh gene encoding signal recognition particle protein, with translation MFDSLSGKLESVFKKLRGRGILKEDDVKEAMREVRLALLEADVNFKVVKEFIGKVQERAVGQEILSSLTPGQQVVKIVHEELVALLGGTQAKLHLSPNPPTVIMMVGLQGSGKTTTAGKLAKNFKKDGRRVLLVPADTQRPAAVQQLITLAKQVGVDAYLTEEKDPVVICRAAVQQAASSLYEVVILDTAGRLQIDEPLMDELRQIKAGVKPSEVLFVADAMTGQEAVNIASKFNADLGFDGVVLTKLDGDARGGAALSVRSVTGKPLKFVGMGEKLDALEPFHPDRMASRILGMGDVMSLIEKAQETVGEEEALKLAKKLKKNTFDLEDFRNQLKQVKKLGGLEQIMGMIPGMGKMKLPDAQVNEKELAKVDAIISSMTPKERTDYLIINGSRRVRIAKGSGTQVQDVNRLLKQFGEMRKMMKSLSGGKMGKMGNIGKMLGGRMPF, from the coding sequence ATGTTTGATTCCTTAAGTGGTAAATTAGAGTCTGTTTTCAAGAAGCTCCGCGGCAGGGGCATTCTTAAGGAAGACGACGTTAAAGAGGCCATGCGCGAGGTGCGTCTTGCGCTCCTTGAAGCTGATGTAAACTTCAAGGTGGTGAAGGAGTTCATCGGCAAGGTACAGGAACGGGCAGTCGGGCAGGAGATACTCTCAAGCCTCACCCCGGGCCAGCAGGTTGTGAAGATCGTCCACGAGGAGCTCGTGGCGCTCCTGGGGGGAACGCAGGCAAAGCTTCATTTGTCGCCGAACCCGCCCACCGTCATCATGATGGTCGGCTTGCAGGGCTCCGGCAAGACGACCACGGCCGGCAAGCTGGCGAAGAATTTCAAGAAGGACGGGCGCAGGGTCCTTCTGGTCCCGGCGGACACGCAGAGGCCGGCGGCGGTCCAGCAGCTTATCACCCTTGCGAAGCAGGTGGGGGTGGATGCCTATCTCACGGAAGAGAAGGACCCCGTTGTCATTTGCCGCGCGGCGGTCCAGCAGGCCGCTTCATCTCTGTATGAGGTGGTGATCCTTGATACGGCGGGCAGGCTCCAGATCGACGAGCCGCTCATGGACGAGCTCCGGCAGATCAAGGCCGGGGTAAAGCCGAGCGAAGTGCTGTTCGTGGCCGATGCGATGACCGGCCAGGAAGCCGTGAATATCGCCTCGAAGTTCAACGCCGACCTGGGATTTGACGGCGTGGTCTTGACCAAGCTTGACGGCGATGCGCGCGGCGGCGCGGCGCTCTCGGTCCGGTCCGTGACCGGCAAGCCGCTCAAGTTTGTCGGCATGGGCGAGAAGCTCGACGCCCTCGAGCCGTTCCATCCGGACCGCATGGCCTCGCGCATCCTCGGCATGGGCGACGTGATGTCGCTCATCGAGAAGGCGCAGGAGACCGTTGGCGAGGAAGAGGCGCTCAAGCTTGCGAAGAAGCTCAAGAAGAACACCTTCGACCTCGAGGACTTCCGCAACCAGTTGAAGCAGGTGAAAAAGCTCGGCGGTCTTGAGCAGATCATGGGAATGATCCCCGGGATGGGCAAGATGAAGCTCCCGGATGCGCAGGTGAATGAAAAGGAGCTGGCGAAGGTTGACGCGATCATCAGCTCCATGACCCCCAAGGAACGGACAGACTATCTGATCATCAACGGCAGCCGCAGGGTCCGCATCGCCAAAGGCAGCGGCACCCAGGTGCAGGATGTGAACCGGCTCCTGAAGCAGTTCGGCGAGATGCGCAAGATGATGAAGTCCCTGTCAGGCGGCAAGATGGGGAAGATGGGTAATATAGGCAAGATGCTCGGCGGCAGGATGCCGTTTTGA
- the rpsP gene encoding 30S ribosomal protein S16, which yields MAVKIRLKRMGTHKKPYYRLVVADSRSPRDGRFIEMVGIYDPLKKPAEIKVDQVKALDWLKKGAVPSDTARTLLSKVGIMKQFAEAAKSS from the coding sequence ATGGCTGTAAAGATCAGACTGAAACGGATGGGGACTCACAAAAAACCGTACTACCGGCTGGTTGTAGCGGATTCCCGGTCGCCGAGAGACGGACGCTTTATCGAGATGGTCGGTATTTACGATCCGCTCAAGAAGCCGGCGGAGATCAAGGTTGATCAGGTCAAGGCATTGGACTGGCTCAAGAAGGGCGCAGTCCCCTCTGATACCGCGCGGACCCTGCTCTCCAAGGTTGGAATCATGAAGCAGTTCGCAGAGGCGGCGAAGTCGTCTTAG
- the rimM gene encoding ribosome maturation factor RimM (Essential for efficient processing of 16S rRNA), with product MLITIGKAVKPFGVKGEMKIGLLTDFPGRFKDLGRVHLVSPAGKEIVCKVKSVRYAGEVPLLLFDGYDSPEKAKELNGWLVKVPEEDAVPLPEGQYYWYEIIGMEVLAESGEKLGTIVDIFETGSNDVYVMKHGRKEVYLPATKEVIKQVDRKTKQMVIHLMDGMME from the coding sequence ATGCTCATAACCATCGGCAAAGCGGTTAAACCCTTTGGCGTCAAGGGCGAGATGAAGATCGGGCTCCTGACGGACTTCCCGGGGCGCTTCAAGGACTTGGGCCGGGTGCATCTGGTCTCACCGGCCGGCAAAGAGATCGTTTGCAAAGTGAAGTCCGTTCGGTATGCCGGCGAGGTCCCGCTCCTTCTTTTTGACGGATATGATTCTCCCGAGAAGGCCAAGGAACTGAACGGGTGGCTCGTCAAAGTTCCCGAGGAAGACGCGGTCCCGCTGCCCGAGGGGCAGTATTACTGGTACGAGATCATCGGCATGGAGGTCCTTGCCGAGAGCGGCGAGAAGCTCGGCACCATCGTGGACATCTTCGAAACGGGCAGCAATGACGTGTATGTGATGAAACACGGCAGGAAGGAAGTCTATCTTCCCGCGACGAAGGAAGTGATCAAGCAGGTCGACCGGAAGACGAAACAGATGGTCATCCATCTGATGGACGGCATGATGGAATAG